Proteins encoded by one window of Streptomyces sp. NBC_01571:
- a CDS encoding 6-phosphofructokinase, whose protein sequence is MRIGVLTSGGDCPGLNAVIRSVVHRAVVDHGDEVIGFRDGWKGLLECDYLKLDLDAVSGILARGGTMLGSSRVQPAHLRDGVERARGHVEELGLDAIIPIGGEGTLKAARLLSDRGLPIVGVPKTIDNDIAVTDVTFGFDTAVGVATEALDRLKTTAESHQRVLIVEVMGRHTGWIALHSGMAAGAHAIVVPERPFDIEELAAKVGERFEAGKRFAIVVAAEGAKPRAGTMPFDEGVKDVYGHERFAGIARQLSLELEERLGKEARPVILGHVQRGGTPTAYDRVLATRFGWHAVEAAHRGEFGMMTALRGTDIVMVSLAEAVETLKTVPDERYAEAECVL, encoded by the coding sequence ATGCGCATTGGTGTCCTCACGTCCGGCGGCGACTGCCCCGGCCTGAACGCCGTCATCCGGTCCGTCGTGCACCGCGCCGTCGTCGACCACGGCGACGAGGTCATCGGCTTCCGGGACGGCTGGAAGGGGCTTCTGGAGTGCGACTACCTGAAGCTCGACCTCGACGCGGTGAGCGGCATCCTGGCCCGCGGCGGCACGATGCTCGGCTCCTCCCGGGTCCAGCCCGCGCATCTGCGTGACGGCGTGGAGCGGGCCAGGGGCCATGTCGAGGAGCTCGGCCTCGACGCCATCATCCCGATCGGCGGCGAGGGCACCCTGAAGGCGGCCCGGCTGCTCTCGGACCGCGGTCTGCCGATCGTCGGCGTGCCGAAGACCATCGACAACGACATCGCCGTCACGGACGTGACCTTCGGCTTCGACACGGCCGTCGGCGTCGCGACCGAGGCCCTGGACCGGCTGAAGACCACCGCCGAGTCCCACCAGCGGGTGCTGATCGTGGAGGTCATGGGCCGCCACACCGGCTGGATCGCGCTGCACTCCGGCATGGCGGCCGGCGCGCACGCCATCGTCGTACCGGAGCGCCCCTTCGACATCGAGGAGCTGGCGGCCAAGGTGGGCGAGCGGTTCGAGGCGGGCAAGCGGTTCGCGATCGTCGTGGCCGCCGAGGGCGCCAAGCCGCGCGCGGGCACGATGCCGTTCGACGAGGGTGTGAAGGACGTCTACGGGCACGAGCGCTTCGCCGGCATCGCCCGGCAGCTCTCGCTCGAACTGGAGGAGCGCCTCGGCAAGGAGGCCCGTCCGGTGATCCTCGGACACGTGCAGCGCGGCGGGACGCCGACCGCGTACGACCGCGTGCTCGCGACGCGTTTCGGCTGGCACGCCGTGGAGGCGGCGCACCGGGGTGAGTTCGGCATGATGACCGCGCTGCGCGGGACCGACATCGTGATGGTGTCCCTCGCGGAGGCGGTGGAGACGCTGAAGACCGTGCCCGACGAGCGGTACGCCGAAGCGGAGTGCGTGCTCTGA
- a CDS encoding cytochrome c oxidase assembly protein, whose protein sequence is MEHSGHGMTMDLPPFTLGRGLEWSADPFFLIACLVGLGLYGWGVVRLVRRGDKWSAGRTVSFVVGVLTVLLMMCTRLNDYGMVMFSVHMVQHMVISMLSPILILLGAPITLALRALPVAARRGTKGPRELLLMFLHSRYMRIITHPAFTIPLFIASLYGLYFSPLFDFLMGSKSGHTLMMCHFLAVGLVFFWPIMGVDPGPHRPGYLMRMLELFAGMPFHAFFGIALMMASTPMVDTYKNPPASLAIDALTDQNAAGGIAWAFSEIPSVLVLLALLFQWYGSEQRQARRTDRAADRDGDKELEAYNAYLASLNARSH, encoded by the coding sequence ATGGAACACAGCGGGCACGGCATGACCATGGATCTGCCGCCGTTCACGCTGGGGCGGGGGCTCGAATGGTCCGCGGACCCGTTCTTCCTCATCGCCTGCCTGGTGGGGCTCGGGCTGTACGGCTGGGGGGTGGTGCGGCTCGTCCGCCGCGGTGACAAGTGGTCGGCGGGACGGACCGTCTCGTTCGTCGTCGGTGTGCTGACCGTGCTGCTGATGATGTGCACGAGGCTGAACGACTACGGCATGGTCATGTTCAGCGTGCACATGGTGCAGCACATGGTGATCAGCATGCTGTCGCCCATCCTGATCCTGCTCGGGGCACCGATCACGCTCGCGCTGCGGGCCCTTCCGGTGGCGGCCAGGCGGGGCACCAAGGGGCCGCGTGAACTGCTGCTGATGTTCCTGCACAGCCGTTACATGAGGATCATCACGCACCCCGCGTTCACGATCCCGCTGTTCATCGCGAGCCTCTACGGCCTGTACTTCTCCCCTCTCTTCGACTTCCTGATGGGATCGAAGTCGGGGCACACCCTGATGATGTGCCACTTCCTCGCCGTCGGCCTGGTCTTCTTCTGGCCGATCATGGGCGTGGACCCCGGACCGCACCGGCCGGGCTACCTGATGCGGATGCTGGAACTGTTCGCCGGCATGCCGTTCCACGCGTTCTTCGGTATCGCGCTGATGATGGCGTCCACGCCGATGGTCGACACGTACAAGAACCCGCCCGCCTCGCTCGCCATCGACGCGCTCACCGACCAGAACGCGGCGGGCGGCATCGCCTGGGCCTTCAGCGAGATCCCCTCCGTCCTCGTGCTGCTCGCGCTGCTCTTCCAGTGGTACGGCTCCGAGCAGCGGCAGGCCCGCCGCACGGACCGGGCGGCGGACCGCGACGGCGACAAGGAACTCGAGGCGTACAACGCCTATCTGGCCTCGCTCAACGCCCGCAGTCACTGA